GCGCCCAGCTGATCGGTGTCAACGCCCGCAACCTCAAGACCCTCGAGGTGGACCGCGGTGTCTTCGCCCGGCTCGCGTCGCAGGTCCCGGAGGACCGGGTACGCGTCGCCGAGTCCGGCATCCGCGGCCCGCAGGACGTCGCCGACTACGTCGCGGCGGGAGCCGACGCCGTGCTGGTGGGCGAGGCCCTCGTCACCGGCGGCGAGCCAGCGGCCGCCGTCGGCACATTGATCAAGGGGATCCGATGACCCAGACCACTCCACCGCTCGGTCGCTTCGGGGCGTATGGCGGGCGCTACGTGCCCGAGGCCCTGGTGGCCGCCCTCGAGGAGTTGGACGAGCACCGCGCCAAGGCGATGGCCGACCCGTCGTTCGTGGGCGAGCTGACCGAGTTGCAGCGCAGCTACACCGGCCGGCCGAGCATCATCACCCGCGTCCGCAGGTTCGGTGACGAGCACTGCGGCGGCGCGCAGGTCGTGCTGAAGCGCGAGGACCTCAACCACACCGGCTCGCACAAGATCAACAACGTGCTCGGCCAGGCGCTGCTCACCAAGCGGATGGGCAAGACCCGGGTGATCGCCGAGACCGGCGCCGGTCAGCACGGGGTCGCCACGGCGACCGCGGCCGCCCTGATGGGTCTGGACTGCACGGTCTACATGGGCCGGGTCGACACCGAACGCCAGGCACTCAACGTCGCCCGGATGAGGCTCCTCGGCGCCGAGGTCGTCCCCGTCGACCACGGCTCACGCACCCTCAAGGACGCCGTCAACGAGGCGTTCCGCGACTGGGTCGCCAACGTGGCGCACACCCACTACGTGCTCGGCACGGTGACCGGGCCCTACCCGTTCCCGGAGATGGTCCGTGACTTCCACCGGGTCATCGGGGTCGAGGCCCGGGCGCAGATGCTCGACGAGTACGGCCGGCTGCCCGACGCCGTGCTGGCCTGTGTCGGCGGCGGCTCCAACGCGATGGGCATCTTCCACCGCTTCATCGACGACAGCGGCGTCCGGCTGATCGGCCTGGAGGGCGGCGGTGACGGGCCGGACAGTGGTCGTCACGCGGCGCGGTTCACCGGTCAGGCGATCCCCGGCGTGCTGCACGGCGCCTACACCTACGTGCTGCAGGACGAAGAGGGACAGACCATCGAATCCCATTCGGTGTCAGCGGGTTTGGACTACCCCAGCGTGGGCCCCGAGCACGCGTTCCTGCGCGACTCGGGTCGCGCCGAGTACTACCCGGTCACCGACACCGAGGCGATGACGGCGTTCGAGGCGCTGTCCAGGACCGAGGGGATCCTCCCGGCGATCGAGAGCGCACACGCAGCGGCCGGGGCGATGAAGATCGGCCGCGAACTCGGCCCGGACGCCCTGCTCCTGGTCAACCTCTCCGGCCGCGGCGACAAGGACGTGCACACCGCCGCGAAGTGGTTCGGCCTGCTCGACGAGGGGGAGGCGCAAGGATGAGCACGCAGCAAGACGTGAGCGGGGTGTCCGCCGCGCTCGCCGCGGCCAAGGCCGAGGGACGCGCGGCACTGATCGGCTACCTGCCCGTCGGCTACCCCGACGTCGACACCTCCATCGAGGCGATGCTGACCATGGTCCGCAACGGCGTCGACATCGTGGAGATCGGCCTGCCCTACACCGACCCGCTGATGGACGGGCCGGTCATCCAGACCGCAGCGACCGGGGCGCTCGCGTCCGGCGTGCACGTGCGTGACGTCTTCCGGGCGGCCGAGGCCGTCGCCGGCGCCGGCGCGTCCTGCGAGGTGATGACCTACTGGAACCCCGTGCTGCGCTACGGCGTCGACGCGTTCGCGCGGGACCTCGCGGCCGCCGGCGGGTCCGGTCTGATCACCCCCGACCTGGTGCCCGACGAGGCCGCCGACTGGATCACCGCCAGCGAGACGCACGGCCTGGACCGGGTCTTCCTGATCGCGCCGAGTTCGACGCCGGAGCGCCTCGTCACCACGACGGCCGCGTGCCGCGGATTCGTCTACGCCGCGTCCCTCATGGGGGTCACGGGAGCACGCGAAGCGGTCGGCAGTGAGGCTGCGCAGCTCGTCGAACGCGCGCGCACGGTGACCGAGACCCCGATCTGCGTGGGCCTCGGCGTCTCCACCGAGGCGCAGGCCGCCGAGGTGGCGGGTTACGCGGACGGTGTGATCGTCGGCTCCGCGCTCGTGGCGACCCTGGTCACCGCGGCCGACCGGAACGAGGGGCTGGCCACGCTGGCCCAGAAGGCCGCGTCGCTCGCCGACGGGGTGCGCGGGTGATCGCGGGCTCGTCATACTTCCCGAGCCCGACGAAGGGCGTCTTCTGGGTCGGGCCCTTCCCGATCCGCATGTACGCACTGTGCATCCTGGCCGGCATCGTCCTCGCGATCTGGGTGACCGGGCGCCGGCTCGGTGACCGCGGCTACCGACGCGACGTGATCTACGACATCGCCTGGTGGGCCGTGCCGTTCGGCATCATCGGCGGTCGCATCTACAACGTCATCACCTCGCCGCAGCCCTACTTCGGCAAGCACGGCAACCCCTGGGACGCGTTCGCGATCTGGCACGGCGGGCTCGGCATCTGGGGCGCGATCGCACTGGGTGCCCTCGGCGGTTACCTGGGGTGTCGACGACAGGGCGTGCGGTTCCTCGACTTCGCGGACGCGGCGGCACCGGGCGTCATCCTGGCGCAGGCGCTCGGCCGGTGGGGGAACTACTTCAACAACGAGTTGCACGGCCGCACCACCGACCTGCCGTGGCGGCTGAAGGTCTACCAGTGGGACGAGAGCGCCGGCCACGCGGTCCACGACAGCGCGGGCCATCCCATCGTCGCGGGCTACTTCCAGCCCACCTTCCTCTACGAGTCGTTCTTCTGCCTGGTGATCGCGCTGATCATCGTGCTGCTCGACCGGCGCTATTGGCTGGGTCGGGGTCGCTCGTTCTTCCTGTATGTCGCGCTCTACCCCTGCGGCCGCATCTGGATGGAGTGGCTGCGTGACGACCCCGCGAACCACATCCTCGGCCAGCGGGTCAACGTGTGGGTCTGCGTGGTGGTGTTCATCATCGGTGTCGTCGGCTACCTGATGTGCGCACGCCGACACCCGAACGGCGCCTACGAACCCGTTCCGCTGACCGCGCACGGGCGCGCCGCCGATGCTCCGGAACCCGACGACGAGCCGGAACCCGACGACGAGCCGGCAGGCGAGGACGACGCAGCCGATGGCACGGCGACCGCACGGGCGGCGGCCGACTCGGGCCGGTCCGAGCGCTCCGGCAACCACGACGACCCGGCAGAAGACTGACCGCATGGACACCGGCCTCCCGACCTTCGGGGTCGTCGTGCTCACCCAGGGCACCCGACCCCGCGAGTTCCGCCGCGGGCTGGACTCGCTGCTGCGCCAGCGCGGTGTCGAGCTGGACATCGTCGTGGTCGGCAACGGCTGGGAACCGGTGGACCTGCCCGACGGGGTCCACGCGCACGCCCTACCGGAGAACGTCGGCATCCCGGCCGGCCGGAACGCCGGAGTCGGCCAGGTCCGCGGCGACCTGCTGTTCTTCCTGGACGACGACGCGTGGCTGCCGGACGACGATTTCCTGGCCGGTTGCGCGGCCGAGTTCGCCGCCGATCCGACGATCGGGATGATCCAGCCGCGCATCGAGGACCCGAGCGCCGACGAGCTCCCGACCCGGTGGATCCCACGGTTGCACAAGGGCAGCCCCTACCACTCCTCGAACGTCTTCTCCGTGGTCGAGATGGCCGTCGCCATCCGCCGCGACGTGTTCGAGCAGACCCTCGGCTGGCCGGCGTCGTTCTTCTACGCCCACGAGGGCATCGAACTGGCGTGGCGCGTGTGGGCCGCGGGCAGCAGGGTCGTCTACCTGGGTCACCTGCGTGCCGGGCACCCGGTGATCGACCCCCGCCGGCACGACGACTACTACCTGAAGAACGCCCGCAACCGGGTCTGGCTGGCGCGCCGCAACCTGCCGTGGCCGGTCAGCTGGGCGTATGTCGGCACGTGGAGCGCCGTGCAGCTGGTCCGCTCCCGCCATACACCTTCCACGCTGCGCCCCTGGCTGGCCGGCTGGCGGGCCGGCTGGAAGTCCCAGCCGTGGGCACCGGGGGAGACGCAGCGAAAACTGCCGTGGTCGGCCGTATGGCGGATGGGGCGCAACGGTCGCTGGCCGGTCGTGTGACCGCCCGGCGTGACGGACGCCACGTGCGGCGAATCGCCGGTGATCGGACAAGGCCGGGCCTTCGAGGTTTGCTAGCCTGACCAGCTGGACGGGTGAGGAATCGCGGAGATCCTCGCCGGTCTGCTCGCCCTCGTCGGCCGTGCCGGCGGAGTGACCTCGGCCCGGACCAAGGATGCGCGAGCACCGTCGCGAAAACAGGAAGGGGCCACCCAGTGCCGGTTCGGAGCCGATCCGTGTGGATG
This genomic window from Flexivirga oryzae contains:
- the trpA gene encoding tryptophan synthase subunit alpha, which encodes MSTQQDVSGVSAALAAAKAEGRAALIGYLPVGYPDVDTSIEAMLTMVRNGVDIVEIGLPYTDPLMDGPVIQTAATGALASGVHVRDVFRAAEAVAGAGASCEVMTYWNPVLRYGVDAFARDLAAAGGSGLITPDLVPDEAADWITASETHGLDRVFLIAPSSTPERLVTTTAACRGFVYAASLMGVTGAREAVGSEAAQLVERARTVTETPICVGLGVSTEAQAAEVAGYADGVIVGSALVATLVTAADRNEGLATLAQKAASLADGVRG
- the lgt gene encoding prolipoprotein diacylglyceryl transferase yields the protein MIAGSSYFPSPTKGVFWVGPFPIRMYALCILAGIVLAIWVTGRRLGDRGYRRDVIYDIAWWAVPFGIIGGRIYNVITSPQPYFGKHGNPWDAFAIWHGGLGIWGAIALGALGGYLGCRRQGVRFLDFADAAAPGVILAQALGRWGNYFNNELHGRTTDLPWRLKVYQWDESAGHAVHDSAGHPIVAGYFQPTFLYESFFCLVIALIIVLLDRRYWLGRGRSFFLYVALYPCGRIWMEWLRDDPANHILGQRVNVWVCVVVFIIGVVGYLMCARRHPNGAYEPVPLTAHGRAADAPEPDDEPEPDDEPAGEDDAADGTATARAAADSGRSERSGNHDDPAED
- the trpB gene encoding tryptophan synthase subunit beta, whose translation is MTQTTPPLGRFGAYGGRYVPEALVAALEELDEHRAKAMADPSFVGELTELQRSYTGRPSIITRVRRFGDEHCGGAQVVLKREDLNHTGSHKINNVLGQALLTKRMGKTRVIAETGAGQHGVATATAAALMGLDCTVYMGRVDTERQALNVARMRLLGAEVVPVDHGSRTLKDAVNEAFRDWVANVAHTHYVLGTVTGPYPFPEMVRDFHRVIGVEARAQMLDEYGRLPDAVLACVGGGSNAMGIFHRFIDDSGVRLIGLEGGGDGPDSGRHAARFTGQAIPGVLHGAYTYVLQDEEGQTIESHSVSAGLDYPSVGPEHAFLRDSGRAEYYPVTDTEAMTAFEALSRTEGILPAIESAHAAAGAMKIGRELGPDALLLVNLSGRGDKDVHTAAKWFGLLDEGEAQG
- a CDS encoding glycosyltransferase family 2 protein: MDTGLPTFGVVVLTQGTRPREFRRGLDSLLRQRGVELDIVVVGNGWEPVDLPDGVHAHALPENVGIPAGRNAGVGQVRGDLLFFLDDDAWLPDDDFLAGCAAEFAADPTIGMIQPRIEDPSADELPTRWIPRLHKGSPYHSSNVFSVVEMAVAIRRDVFEQTLGWPASFFYAHEGIELAWRVWAAGSRVVYLGHLRAGHPVIDPRRHDDYYLKNARNRVWLARRNLPWPVSWAYVGTWSAVQLVRSRHTPSTLRPWLAGWRAGWKSQPWAPGETQRKLPWSAVWRMGRNGRWPVV